One genomic window of Carassius gibelio isolate Cgi1373 ecotype wild population from Czech Republic chromosome A10, carGib1.2-hapl.c, whole genome shotgun sequence includes the following:
- the ankrd34ba gene encoding ankyrin repeat domain-containing protein 34B, translated as MEGPQVVNTDGNSLLKAVYLSRLRLTRLLLEGGAYINESNECGETPLMVACKTRHVDHQSVSKPKMVRYLLESGADPNIQDKSGKTALMHACLEQASPEVVALLLGSGADPCLEDHTGSSALIYAINASNEETLKILMDACKARGKEVIIITPDKLACGRQMAKQHLPIPPLAMVEQWSPTIVPCASPSDILLTTSPQGTLSSSLTEHMFSFQDLRSMTNSQPTSPSHQVSLVNSRLSKIHGNLQRLHSEPWLKIPQSFLAQQNANSTSATEVLPDITPEEEMTFTMNRLAFGNTPLSRHCSVDLKETNSLSQTRRQGRNGESLRLEGALCRNMSFDSLSSLHSLSHPNLHCKSSAEALPAEKYPDKSLPNLAVSSLRNIIQRRNLGMDHYSSDSQLSVSLANSREDRKGQLEKRKLANSRSPTLVGSRESLESASLTQSQRRNPIGYERWGSGVLLDPISHPRAGFLPPLNQHAPIPNIIGSGNPSSINNGNKAVCGVAAGTKPYIPSAPAGFPKDPKTRRMLMRRHSMQTEQLKRHGDFTEIFGH; from the coding sequence ATGGAAGGTCCACAAGTTGTCAACACTGATGGCAACTCCTTGCTTAAGGCTGTCTATCTAAGTCGTCTCCGTCTAACACGGCTACTCCTGGAAGGAGGCGCTTATATTAATGAGAGTAATGAGTGCGGCGAAACTCCCTTGATGGTCGCCTGCAAGACAAGGCATGTGGACCACCAAAGTGTTTCAAAGCCGAAGATGGTTAGGTACCTGCTTGAAAGTGGTGCTGATCCGAACATCCAAGACAAGAGTGGGAAGACGGCTCTAATGCACGCCTGTTTGGAGCAAGCCAGTCCTGAGGTGGTGGCGCTGCTCTTGGGTAGCGGGGCGGATCCGTGTCTTGAGGACCACACCGGTTCTTCGGCTCTGATTTACGCCATCAATGCCAGCAATGAAGAAACTCTGAAAATCTTGATGGATGCCTGCAAAGCCAGAGGAAAAGAGGTCATCATCATCACCCCTGACAAACTGGCATGCGGAAGGCAAATGGCGAAACAGCACTTACCTATTCCTCCGCTTGCAATGGTGGAACAATGGAGTCCTACAATTGTTCCCTGTGCTTCTCCATCTGACATTCTCCTCACTACATCTCCACAGGGCACTCTTTCTTCTAGTTTAACAGAGCACATGTTTTCCTTCCAGGACCTCCGAAGCATGACTAATTCCCAGCCAACTTCTCCATCCCACCAGGTTTCCCTGGTAAACAGTCGGTTGAGCAAAATCCATGGCAATCTCCAAAGATTACACTCAGAGCCTTGGTTGAAGATCCCACAGTCTTTCTTGGCCCAACAGAATGCCAACAGCACCTCCGCTACAGAGGTACTCCCGGACATCACGCCTGAAGAGGAAATGACTTTCACGATGAACAGATTGGCTTTTGGTAACACGCCACTATCACGGCATTGCAGTGTTGATTTGAAAGAAACCAACTCTTTGAGTCAAACTCGACGACAAGGAAGAAATGGTGAAAGTTTAAGACTGGAAGGAGCACTGTGCCGAAACATGTCTTTTGACAGCTTATCCTCCCTGCACTCTTTATCCCATCCCAATCTTCATTGCAAAAGCAGCGCGGAAGCTTTACCGGCTGAGAAGTACCCAGACAAATCCCTGCCAAATTTGGCAGTGTCCAGTCTGCGCAACATCATCCAGAGAAGGAATCTAGGAATGGACCACTACAGCTCTGATTCCCAACTATCTGTGAGCCTCGCCAATTCTCGAGAAGACCGCAAAGGACAGCTTGAGAAGAGAAAACTTGCTAACTCGCGTTCTCCTACCTTGGTGGGGTCCAGGGAATCTCTTGAGAGTGCTTCATTGACGCAGTCGCAAAGGAGGAATCCCATCGGCTACGAGCGTTGGGGCTCGGGGGTGCTTTTGGATCCCATCTCCCATCCACGAGCTGGTTTCCTCCCTCCGCTGAACCAGCATGCACCAATCCCAAATATCATTGGAAGTGGCAATCCAAGCAGCATCAACAACGGCAACAAAGCGGTATGTGGCGTAGCGGCCGGGACAAAGCCCTACATTCCCTCGGCTCCTGCGGGTTTTCCAAAGGATCCCAAGACCAGGAGGATGTTGATGAGAAGACACTCCATGCAAACGGAGCAGCTCAAGCGACACGGTGACTTCACCGAAATTTTTGGACACTGA